A single window of Pseudarthrobacter psychrotolerans DNA harbors:
- the mmsA gene encoding multiple monosaccharide ABC transporter ATP-binding protein — protein MTSQTTHTDPVILEMRSITKEFPGVKALSEVSLRVKAGEIHAICGENGAGKSTLMKVLSGVYPYGSYDGDIMYQNEVQQFRDIRASEAAGIVIIHQELALIPELSIMENIFLGNEPTKRGMINWAEARLRSTELLARVGLSENPDTPIKEIGVGKQQLVEIAKALNKSVKILILDEPTAALNESDSQHLLDLMLGLKGKGITSIIISHKLNEIEQIADSITIIRDGKAIETLDVKADGVDEDRIIKGMVGRALESRFPDHTPKIGAVFFEVKNWNVAHPQIQDRMVCKNSNFFVRRGEIVGFAGLMGAGRTELARSIFGRSYGHFVSGQVYVDGKEVALKSVHQAIDAGLGYVTEDRKSLGLNLLDDIKTTTVSANLEKISKRSVVDTNKEFEVAEQYRKSLRTKAPSVQEGVAKLSGGNQQKVVLAKWMFTDPELLILDEPTRGIDVGAKYEIYGIIQQLANQGKGVIVISSELPELLGLSDRIYTIFEGAITGVLDKEEASQESLMKLMTSARKAA, from the coding sequence ATGACGTCCCAGACCACGCACACTGACCCGGTCATCCTGGAGATGCGTTCCATCACCAAGGAATTTCCCGGTGTCAAGGCATTGTCGGAAGTGAGCCTCCGGGTCAAAGCCGGTGAGATTCACGCGATCTGCGGCGAAAACGGCGCCGGCAAGTCCACGCTTATGAAGGTGCTCTCGGGCGTTTACCCGTATGGCAGCTACGACGGCGACATCATGTACCAGAACGAAGTCCAGCAGTTCAGGGACATCCGGGCCAGTGAGGCGGCCGGCATCGTGATCATCCACCAGGAGCTGGCCCTGATCCCGGAGCTCTCCATCATGGAGAACATCTTCCTGGGCAACGAACCCACCAAGCGCGGCATGATCAATTGGGCCGAGGCGCGCCTCCGATCCACCGAACTGCTGGCCCGGGTGGGACTCAGCGAAAACCCGGACACCCCCATCAAGGAGATCGGCGTCGGCAAGCAGCAGCTCGTGGAGATCGCCAAAGCACTGAACAAGTCGGTTAAGATCCTGATTCTGGACGAACCGACCGCGGCGTTGAACGAATCCGATTCCCAGCACCTCCTGGACCTGATGCTCGGCCTCAAGGGCAAGGGCATCACCTCCATCATCATTTCCCACAAGCTCAACGAGATCGAGCAGATCGCCGATTCCATCACCATCATCCGGGATGGCAAGGCGATCGAAACCCTCGATGTCAAGGCCGACGGCGTCGACGAGGACCGCATCATCAAAGGCATGGTGGGCCGTGCACTGGAGTCCCGCTTCCCCGACCACACCCCCAAGATCGGCGCCGTGTTCTTCGAGGTCAAGAACTGGAACGTGGCCCACCCGCAGATCCAGGACCGGATGGTCTGCAAGAACTCGAACTTCTTTGTGCGCCGCGGGGAGATTGTGGGATTCGCCGGACTGATGGGTGCCGGCCGGACCGAACTGGCCCGTTCCATCTTCGGCCGATCCTACGGCCACTTCGTCTCAGGCCAGGTCTACGTGGACGGCAAGGAAGTGGCACTCAAGAGTGTCCACCAGGCCATCGACGCCGGCCTCGGCTACGTGACGGAGGACCGGAAGTCGTTGGGACTGAACCTCCTCGACGACATCAAGACCACCACGGTCTCGGCCAACCTCGAGAAGATCAGCAAGCGCAGCGTGGTGGACACCAACAAGGAGTTCGAGGTGGCGGAGCAGTACCGAAAGTCCCTGCGGACCAAGGCACCGTCGGTTCAGGAAGGGGTCGCCAAGCTCTCCGGCGGCAACCAGCAGAAGGTGGTCCTGGCCAAATGGATGTTCACTGACCCGGAACTGCTGATCCTGGACGAACCCACCCGCGGTATCGACGTCGGAGCCAAGTACGAGATCTACGGCATCATCCAGCAACTCGCCAACCAAGGAAAGGGAGTCATTGTGATTTCCTCCGAGCTGCCTGAACTGCTGGGACTCTCGGACCGCATCTACACCATCTTCGAAGGCGCTATCACCGGCGTCCTCGACAAAGAGGAAGCCAGTCAGGAAAGCCTGATGAAGCTGATGACCTCTGCCCGAAAAGCCGCCTAA
- a CDS encoding LPXTG cell wall anchor domain-containing protein: protein MNCNLRRGLLSTLFAGGLLAFGATAASAADTTNGPDLSASALVSAAASVDTTSLGLLGGPTQSDTSDVAAVLDVNLGLGNGLLGSTIGSGTDTTTADVAAAADINLGLGDGLLGSTGGTGTDGTTADVAAVVDVNLGLGDGLLGSTGGTGTDGTTAEVAAVADLNLGLGNGLLGSTNGSGTDTTAEVAAVVDVNVGSANGNGTSADVAAVVDVNLGNNLLGSTNGNGTTADVLADIDLGLGLGDGVLGDNLLGGPDAAVDVDLGLDTSGVLNDANVGLDACVIIGGGTDGCGTPGTETPGTETPGTDTTDPGTGTTGGTDTTDPGTGTTGTTGSDTTGITVVPAGTTTGSVTAAVSTIGTTTGNSTGQGGTTTLAKTGMDASLIPVAFVLLLAGLLILKRRRKA, encoded by the coding sequence ATGAATTGCAACCTTCGCAGGGGGCTGCTCAGCACCCTCTTTGCCGGCGGGCTATTGGCCTTCGGCGCCACCGCAGCCAGTGCCGCGGACACAACGAACGGGCCGGACCTTTCCGCATCCGCCCTGGTCTCAGCCGCGGCATCCGTTGACACGACGTCGTTGGGCCTGCTGGGTGGCCCAACGCAGTCGGACACTTCGGATGTCGCTGCTGTGCTCGACGTGAACCTTGGCCTCGGCAACGGCCTCCTCGGCAGCACTATCGGCAGCGGAACGGACACCACCACCGCTGACGTTGCCGCAGCCGCTGACATCAATCTCGGCCTCGGCGACGGCCTCCTCGGCAGCACAGGGGGTACCGGCACGGACGGCACCACTGCCGACGTTGCCGCAGTGGTCGACGTCAACCTCGGCCTCGGCGACGGCCTCCTCGGCAGCACAGGGGGTACCGGCACGGACGGCACCACCGCTGAGGTCGCCGCTGTGGCCGACTTAAACCTTGGCCTCGGCAATGGCCTCCTCGGCAGCACTAACGGCAGCGGAACGGACACCACCGCTGAGGTCGCCGCTGTGGTCGACGTTAACGTCGGCAGCGCGAACGGCAACGGCACCAGTGCCGACGTCGCCGCAGTGGTCGACGTCAACCTCGGCAACAACCTCCTCGGCAGCACGAACGGCAACGGCACCACGGCCGACGTCTTAGCCGACATTGACCTAGGCCTCGGACTCGGTGATGGCGTCCTCGGCGACAACCTCCTCGGCGGCCCCGACGCTGCGGTTGACGTAGATCTGGGCCTGGACACGTCCGGCGTCCTTAATGATGCAAATGTTGGTCTTGATGCATGCGTCATCATCGGCGGCGGAACCGACGGCTGTGGAACCCCGGGTACTGAAACCCCCGGTACGGAAACGCCCGGCACTGACACGACGGACCCAGGAACAGGCACAACAGGCGGCACTGACACCACCGATCCGGGAACCGGAACTACCGGCACCACGGGATCAGACACGACCGGTATCACCGTTGTTCCCGCCGGCACCACCACCGGTTCCGTAACGGCTGCGGTAAGCACCATCGGCACCACCACGGGCAACAGCACGGGCCAGGGCGGCACCACCACTCTGGCCAAGACGGGCATGGATGCTTCACTGATCCCCGTGGCCTTCGTCCTGCTGCTTGCCGGGCTGCTGATTCTCAAACGGCGCCGGAAGGCATAA
- a CDS encoding Gfo/Idh/MocA family oxidoreductase: MSAHIATPWLSSQSDQDPRSATGKHLRWGVIATGGIARSVSQDLALLPDAELHAVSSRSQGTAETFAADYGFAKAYGDGDDDGVPGYQRLLADESVDVVYVATPHAQHHEIVLDALNAGKHVLCEKAFTINSREASELVALARERKLFLMEAVWSRFLPGMQRAFEIAASGELGDVHWVTADLGFPAPYSPTSRLWARPDGGGALLDISVYPLLWAVGTLGYPQTVSATGFINDDGVDAQNALTLGYNHGAQAQLTSSLLAYGPRTATVAGSLGYLQSVGSINNPRELVIGIGREGLRTETFDVVGIGYTYELREVTRCIQQGLTESPVMPLEDSIKTMRLFDGVRGQLGVSYPNDAH, translated from the coding sequence ATGAGCGCGCACATTGCCACGCCGTGGCTGTCCAGTCAGTCCGATCAGGATCCCCGGTCCGCCACCGGAAAACACCTGCGGTGGGGCGTCATAGCTACCGGCGGGATCGCTCGATCGGTGTCGCAGGACCTGGCGCTGCTTCCCGACGCCGAGCTCCATGCCGTCAGTTCCCGCTCGCAGGGCACCGCGGAGACATTCGCGGCGGACTACGGTTTCGCCAAGGCGTACGGCGACGGGGACGACGACGGCGTGCCCGGCTACCAGCGGCTGCTCGCCGATGAGTCGGTGGACGTTGTCTACGTCGCCACACCGCACGCCCAGCACCACGAGATTGTGCTCGATGCGCTCAATGCAGGCAAGCACGTCCTGTGCGAAAAGGCGTTCACCATCAATTCGAGGGAAGCGAGCGAGCTCGTCGCGCTTGCCCGGGAACGGAAGCTCTTCCTCATGGAGGCAGTGTGGTCCCGCTTCCTCCCGGGCATGCAGCGGGCGTTCGAGATTGCCGCGTCCGGAGAGCTCGGGGACGTGCACTGGGTGACCGCTGACCTGGGTTTTCCCGCACCCTATTCCCCGACGTCCAGGCTGTGGGCCAGGCCGGACGGTGGCGGCGCCCTCCTGGACATCTCGGTCTACCCGCTGCTGTGGGCGGTGGGTACGCTGGGGTACCCGCAGACTGTCAGTGCCACAGGCTTTATCAATGACGACGGCGTGGACGCCCAGAACGCCCTGACGCTCGGCTACAACCATGGCGCCCAGGCCCAGCTGACGTCCTCCCTCCTGGCATACGGTCCAAGGACCGCAACGGTGGCGGGCAGCCTGGGCTATCTCCAGAGTGTGGGGTCCATCAACAACCCGCGGGAGCTCGTGATCGGCATCGGCCGGGAAGGGCTCCGCACGGAGACGTTCGACGTCGTGGGCATCGGCTACACGTACGAACTACGGGAGGTGACCCGCTGCATCCAGCAGGGTCTCACCGAGAGTCCCGTTATGCCGCTGGAGGATTCCATCAAGACCATGCGGCTCTTTGACGGAGTGCGCGGGCAGCTGGGCGTCAGCTACCCGAACGATGCCCACTGA
- a CDS encoding FtsX-like permease family protein, protein MSVLARSVGNAFRNKVRTAAVVAVLAVAIGLALAMLVANQAVGAKVQELNASVGTVLTVNPAGGQGFEGGGEPLTAEQVATAAAVPNVRSVVGTSSLRLRNAAEAAAQTAAGTQARPGGGQGGPAGQNASTLTTSLTAAIDAGTLGGRNQAANGTTGTTTAQPVRSLPITATGIGGEVDSTGKALTITEGTGLGDYTAESANALLGNTLAGKNNLTIGSTFTINDQTFTVAGLFDSGSTFGNNALYLTLPTAQTAAALPGELSSMIVTVNSLENVDSTKTALQSALGADKADVTQGQNLKTAVASLDSVKNISFIAFVAALGTAGLIILLIMVMLVRERRREIGVLKAIGAPNRTIGLQFVLEALVLVAMGSAVGAAVASFASGSIASALISSNTTTSATTAGRAAGPSGAGFPGGAGFPGGQGGPFGGASQLLTSVTASASPGVIAAGIAAVFGVAIIGALVPALLTARIRPIEVLRGE, encoded by the coding sequence GTGAGCGTCCTTGCCCGGAGTGTTGGCAATGCCTTCAGAAACAAGGTCCGAACGGCTGCGGTGGTGGCAGTCCTGGCCGTCGCGATCGGACTTGCACTGGCCATGCTGGTGGCCAACCAGGCCGTCGGGGCCAAAGTCCAGGAGCTGAACGCGTCCGTCGGGACCGTCCTGACCGTCAACCCCGCCGGCGGCCAGGGGTTCGAAGGCGGCGGCGAACCGCTGACTGCCGAGCAGGTCGCTACCGCAGCTGCCGTCCCCAACGTAAGGTCCGTCGTCGGAACCAGTTCGCTCCGGCTGCGGAACGCCGCCGAAGCAGCAGCGCAGACGGCGGCAGGCACCCAGGCTCGTCCAGGCGGCGGCCAGGGCGGTCCCGCCGGGCAGAACGCCAGCACGCTGACCACCAGCCTCACAGCGGCCATCGACGCCGGCACCCTCGGCGGACGGAACCAGGCCGCAAACGGCACCACCGGAACCACCACTGCACAGCCGGTACGCTCGCTTCCCATCACCGCAACCGGCATCGGCGGCGAGGTGGACAGCACGGGCAAGGCCCTGACCATTACTGAAGGAACCGGGCTGGGCGACTACACGGCTGAGTCCGCCAACGCCCTCCTGGGAAACACACTGGCCGGGAAGAACAACCTGACCATCGGCTCCACGTTCACCATCAACGACCAGACGTTCACTGTGGCTGGCCTCTTCGATTCCGGCAGCACGTTCGGCAACAACGCCCTGTACCTGACCCTGCCCACGGCGCAGACCGCCGCGGCGCTGCCGGGCGAGCTGTCATCGATGATCGTCACCGTCAACAGCCTTGAAAACGTCGACTCGACAAAGACGGCCCTCCAATCCGCCCTCGGCGCCGACAAGGCCGACGTCACCCAGGGCCAAAACCTGAAAACAGCGGTCGCCTCGCTGGACAGCGTCAAGAACATCTCGTTCATCGCCTTCGTAGCGGCCCTGGGCACTGCCGGGCTGATCATCCTGCTGATCATGGTCATGCTGGTCCGCGAGCGCCGGCGCGAAATCGGCGTGCTGAAGGCGATCGGAGCCCCCAACCGCACCATCGGCCTGCAGTTCGTGCTGGAGGCGCTGGTGCTGGTGGCCATGGGCAGCGCGGTGGGCGCCGCCGTCGCCTCCTTTGCCAGCGGCAGCATCGCTTCCGCGCTGATCAGCTCCAACACGACGACGTCGGCAACCACGGCCGGGCGCGCCGCAGGTCCCAGCGGGGCTGGTTTCCCCGGCGGCGCCGGATTCCCGGGCGGTCAAGGCGGCCCGTTCGGCGGCGCTTCCCAGCTACTGACATCCGTCACCGCCAGCGCCTCCCCCGGTGTCATCGCTGCTGGCATCGCCGCGGTGTTCGGCGTGGCCATCATCGGAGCCCTGGTCCCGGCGCTGCTTACGGCACGCATCCGTCCCATCGAAGTCCTGCGAGGAGAATAG
- a CDS encoding sugar-binding protein encodes MRMFGKAGKAAAIAAIAALALTACGRAEPGTSSGTSGAAGGFAQDSAIGVALPKKTSENWVLAEKLFNEGLNSAGFKPTVQFANNGVAEQQNQISAMIAKGAKVIIVGALDGSQLGTQLQQAKDAGATIIAYDRLLLNTANVDYYVAYDNFKVGELQGQALLDGMKAKKPSGPYNIELLAGSPDDANAKVFFDGAMKVLKPKIDDGTLKVLSGQTTFEKAVTQDWKAENAQRRMDTLLTGSYGTASLDGVLSPNDTLARAVITSVKAAGKPLPVITGQDSEEESVKSILAGEQYSTINKDTRKLVEHAIVMVKDLQAGKTPEVNDDKSYNNTVKTVPAFLLPPVIVTAANVKTAYVDDPVLGPLTK; translated from the coding sequence ATGCGAATGTTTGGTAAAGCAGGAAAGGCAGCAGCGATAGCTGCGATCGCAGCACTGGCGCTGACGGCCTGCGGACGGGCCGAACCCGGCACCTCCAGCGGCACCAGCGGCGCGGCCGGCGGCTTCGCACAGGACTCCGCCATCGGCGTCGCGCTTCCCAAGAAGACCAGCGAAAACTGGGTGCTGGCAGAGAAGCTGTTCAACGAGGGACTAAACAGCGCCGGTTTCAAACCGACCGTCCAGTTCGCCAACAACGGCGTGGCTGAGCAGCAGAACCAGATAAGCGCCATGATCGCCAAGGGCGCCAAGGTGATCATCGTGGGTGCCCTCGACGGCTCCCAGCTGGGTACGCAGCTTCAGCAGGCCAAGGATGCAGGCGCCACCATCATCGCCTACGACCGCCTCCTGCTGAACACGGCAAACGTGGACTACTACGTGGCTTACGACAACTTCAAGGTGGGCGAGCTCCAGGGGCAGGCCCTGCTGGACGGCATGAAGGCCAAGAAGCCTTCCGGTCCGTACAACATCGAACTGCTGGCGGGTTCACCGGATGACGCCAACGCGAAGGTCTTCTTCGACGGCGCCATGAAGGTCCTCAAGCCAAAGATCGACGACGGCACGCTGAAGGTGCTCTCCGGCCAGACGACCTTTGAAAAGGCCGTCACTCAGGACTGGAAGGCTGAGAACGCCCAGCGCCGGATGGATACGCTCCTGACCGGGTCCTACGGAACGGCGTCGCTGGACGGTGTCCTGTCGCCGAACGACACGCTGGCCCGTGCGGTCATCACCTCCGTCAAGGCGGCCGGCAAGCCGCTTCCGGTCATCACCGGCCAGGACTCCGAGGAGGAATCAGTCAAGTCCATCCTTGCCGGCGAGCAGTACTCCACCATCAATAAGGACACCCGCAAGCTCGTTGAGCACGCGATCGTCATGGTCAAGGATCTCCAGGCAGGCAAGACGCCTGAGGTCAACGACGATAAGTCCTACAACAACACGGTGAAGACCGTACCCGCCTTCCTGCTGCCGCCGGTCATCGTGACCGCCGCCAACGTGAAGACGGCCTACGTGGACGATCCGGTACTTGGCCCGCTGACCAAGTAA
- the mmsB gene encoding multiple monosaccharide ABC transporter permease: MNALKKLFGGDTRQFGMIFALVALIVLFQWLTGGITLTPGNVINLFNGNSYILILAIGMVLVIIAGHIDLSVGSVAAFVGMVVAITMRDWHLPWFVAILLGLGLGALIGAWQGMWTAYVGIPAFIVTLAGMLIFRGAQQFVGQSNSIPVPREFQYIGAGYLPEVGPATGYNNLTLLLGLAGVAFVIYSEVRRRRTAKALGAEISETWVSVLRLVLICAAILYATYLFATGRPGTSFPVPGLILAVMVLIYGFVSSKTVVGRHVYAVGGNRHAAELSGVKSKKINFLVMMNMSIIAGLAGMIFVARSTSAGPSDGTGWELDAIAAVFIGGAAVTGGVGTVIGSIVGGLVMAVLNNGLQLLSVGADWQSMIKGLVLLVAVAIDVYNKSQGRASIIGLMMKNFNRPSGGPGTPLQPDEVTSTRETIAREA; this comes from the coding sequence ATGAACGCGCTCAAGAAACTCTTCGGTGGCGACACCCGCCAGTTCGGCATGATCTTTGCCTTGGTGGCTCTGATAGTTCTCTTCCAGTGGCTCACAGGCGGCATCACGCTCACCCCGGGCAATGTCATCAACCTCTTCAACGGCAACTCCTACATCCTCATCCTCGCCATCGGCATGGTCCTGGTCATCATCGCCGGACATATTGACCTGTCGGTGGGTTCCGTGGCCGCGTTCGTGGGCATGGTGGTGGCCATCACCATGCGGGACTGGCACCTCCCCTGGTTCGTTGCGATCCTGCTTGGGCTGGGCCTGGGTGCCCTGATCGGGGCCTGGCAAGGAATGTGGACCGCATACGTGGGTATCCCTGCCTTCATCGTGACCCTCGCCGGCATGCTGATCTTCCGCGGGGCCCAGCAGTTCGTTGGCCAGTCCAACTCGATTCCTGTCCCCCGGGAGTTCCAGTACATCGGTGCCGGGTACCTCCCCGAGGTCGGGCCTGCCACCGGGTACAACAACCTCACGTTGCTCCTGGGTCTTGCCGGCGTTGCGTTCGTGATCTACAGCGAAGTCCGACGGCGGCGCACCGCCAAGGCGCTCGGCGCTGAAATCTCGGAAACGTGGGTCAGTGTCCTTAGGCTTGTCCTGATCTGCGCGGCCATTCTCTACGCCACCTACCTCTTTGCCACCGGCCGCCCTGGCACGTCCTTCCCGGTCCCCGGCCTGATCCTCGCCGTGATGGTCCTGATCTACGGCTTCGTCTCTTCCAAGACGGTGGTCGGGCGCCACGTCTACGCCGTGGGCGGCAACCGCCACGCCGCCGAGCTGTCCGGTGTGAAGTCAAAAAAGATCAACTTCCTGGTCATGATGAACATGTCCATCATCGCCGGACTCGCTGGAATGATTTTCGTGGCCCGCTCAACCTCTGCCGGACCATCGGACGGTACGGGCTGGGAACTGGACGCCATCGCCGCTGTGTTCATCGGCGGCGCGGCCGTGACGGGCGGTGTGGGTACCGTGATCGGATCCATCGTCGGAGGCCTTGTTATGGCTGTCCTAAACAACGGCCTGCAGCTCCTCAGTGTCGGTGCCGACTGGCAGTCCATGATCAAGGGCCTGGTGCTGCTGGTGGCCGTGGCCATCGACGTCTACAACAAGTCGCAGGGCCGAGCATCGATCATCGGGCTGATGATGAAGAACTTCAACCGTCCGTCCGGCGGGCCCGGCACACCGCTGCAGCCGGATGAGGTCACATCCACCAGAGAAACCATTGCCCGCGAAGCCTGA
- a CDS encoding nitrilase-related carbon-nitrogen hydrolase, giving the protein MLLALMQANARVLDVDANCAALDAAARTAAAAGAAVLVTPELFAVGYAPVRVRSELEPSVLPAIRETLSGIARRHGIGLAYSLPSVTDGGSWHITSTLVDATGGELLTYAKVHLFGDDERAAFSPAEAGPAVVDFNGFRTSMVICYDVEFPETVRAAALAGAELLLVPTALAHGFESVPQVLLRARALESQLTIAYANHSGTEDGCEFLGGSVIAGPDGSLLATAGPGAELLYAEVASDAARNARDVVPYLRERRPELYRSWGI; this is encoded by the coding sequence GTGCTGCTGGCCCTGATGCAGGCAAACGCCCGCGTACTCGACGTGGATGCAAACTGCGCCGCATTGGATGCGGCGGCCCGGACGGCCGCCGCGGCAGGCGCAGCAGTCCTGGTCACGCCCGAACTGTTTGCCGTGGGCTATGCCCCGGTGAGGGTCCGCTCGGAGCTGGAGCCTTCCGTGCTTCCCGCCATCAGGGAAACGCTGTCGGGGATCGCGCGCCGCCACGGGATCGGACTGGCCTACAGCTTGCCGTCAGTCACGGACGGGGGCAGCTGGCACATCACCTCAACGCTCGTGGACGCCACGGGGGGTGAGCTTCTCACCTACGCAAAAGTGCACCTCTTTGGCGATGACGAACGCGCGGCGTTCAGCCCCGCGGAGGCGGGTCCCGCCGTCGTCGACTTCAACGGATTCCGGACATCAATGGTGATCTGCTACGACGTAGAATTTCCGGAAACGGTCAGGGCGGCCGCGCTGGCTGGGGCAGAGCTGCTCCTGGTGCCCACCGCGCTGGCGCACGGCTTCGAATCCGTCCCCCAGGTGCTGCTCCGGGCCCGCGCGCTGGAGAGCCAGCTGACTATCGCCTATGCCAACCACTCCGGAACCGAGGACGGCTGCGAATTCCTCGGCGGCAGCGTCATAGCCGGACCGGATGGTTCGCTGCTGGCGACGGCGGGACCGGGAGCCGAACTCCTGTATGCGGAGGTGGCTTCGGACGCCGCCCGAAATGCCCGTGACGTGGTGCCGTATCTCCGTGAACGCCGACCTGAGCTCTACCGGTCCTGGGGCATCTGA
- a CDS encoding ROK family transcriptional regulator, which produces MSATPRPTKSKPKNPGSQSALRQLNQQRIIETLMSGPSTQAELARQTGLSTATVSNIVKIMQDAGLASTEPITSSGRRALNVRLNSNGAVAVGIDFGRRHLRVVLASLSYHVIAEESVLLPLGHQAEEGIQAAVALLDKLLQEGGVDRSLVVGAGVGIPGPIDRRTGTVAQGAILPEWVGINILQHLEDTLKIPIFVDNDANLGAWSEVTWGRHTGVSNLMFLKIGSGIGAGLILNGAPYYGNVGITGEIGHATIHEHGLVCRCGNRGCLETIASTTTMIELLGRGEDPPLTPADIVRKALARDSATLRVVDDAGLAVGRALGNVANLINPEVIVVGGPLAGLGNLLLDPIRRGLIRHAVPVIGETTKLTMSSLGDRAEALGAAALVFQHAGIRRT; this is translated from the coding sequence ATGTCCGCCACACCGCGCCCGACGAAGAGTAAGCCAAAGAATCCGGGATCCCAGTCCGCCCTCCGGCAACTGAACCAACAACGGATCATCGAGACACTCATGAGCGGCCCGTCCACCCAGGCCGAGCTTGCGCGCCAGACCGGACTCTCCACCGCGACGGTGTCCAACATCGTCAAAATCATGCAGGACGCGGGCCTGGCGTCAACCGAACCGATCACCAGTTCCGGCCGCCGGGCGCTCAACGTGAGACTCAACAGCAACGGCGCGGTCGCCGTGGGTATCGACTTCGGCCGGCGGCATCTCCGTGTGGTCCTGGCGTCCCTGAGCTACCACGTGATCGCCGAGGAATCCGTCCTGCTCCCCTTGGGCCACCAAGCCGAGGAAGGCATCCAGGCGGCTGTTGCGCTGCTGGATAAACTGCTCCAGGAAGGCGGCGTGGACCGGAGCCTGGTGGTAGGTGCCGGCGTCGGAATCCCGGGACCCATCGACCGCCGGACCGGCACCGTCGCGCAGGGCGCCATCCTCCCGGAATGGGTGGGCATTAACATCCTCCAACACCTGGAGGACACCCTCAAAATCCCCATCTTTGTTGACAACGACGCCAATCTCGGCGCCTGGTCGGAGGTCACGTGGGGGCGACATACGGGGGTCAGTAACCTGATGTTCCTCAAGATCGGCTCTGGCATCGGCGCAGGCCTGATCCTCAACGGTGCCCCCTACTACGGCAACGTGGGCATTACCGGCGAAATCGGCCACGCCACCATCCATGAGCACGGGCTCGTCTGCCGCTGCGGCAACCGTGGCTGCCTGGAAACCATTGCCTCCACCACCACCATGATCGAACTGCTCGGCCGCGGGGAAGACCCGCCCCTGACACCTGCGGACATCGTGCGGAAAGCCCTCGCACGCGACTCCGCAACACTAAGGGTGGTGGACGACGCCGGCCTGGCGGTCGGACGCGCCCTGGGCAATGTGGCCAATCTGATCAACCCCGAAGTGATCGTGGTGGGCGGTCCCCTTGCGGGGCTGGGCAACCTGCTGCTCGATCCCATCAGGCGGGGGCTCATCAGGCATGCAGTGCCAGTGATCGGCGAGACCACTAAGCTGACGATGTCGTCCCTCGGAGACCGCGCAGAGGCCCTGGGGGCTGCCGCATTGGTGTTCCAACACGCCGGGATCCGGCGAACGTAG
- a CDS encoding ABC transporter ATP-binding protein, with amino-acid sequence MIEVKNLVRTFNSGDRTIKPVNDVSFELEQGTIASIVGKSGSGKSTLLSLLGALDKPTSGDVVVNGVSLAGMPDGKLTEYRRRDIGFVFQQFNLIPNLSALDNVMLPMEFAGVRKAERRQRAADLLEQVQLDPEKQVRRINRLSGGEQQRVAIARALANEPKLILADEPTGNLDEQTGDHIIELLSALSRDHNTTILVVTHDRALANKTDRRFRLQQGRLTEEPVRAVV; translated from the coding sequence ATGATCGAAGTCAAAAACCTGGTCCGCACTTTCAACTCCGGTGACCGCACCATCAAGCCGGTCAACGACGTAAGTTTCGAGCTTGAGCAGGGCACGATCGCGTCCATCGTCGGCAAGAGCGGCAGCGGCAAGAGCACACTGTTGTCCCTCCTCGGTGCGCTGGATAAACCCACCAGCGGAGACGTCGTCGTCAACGGCGTGAGCCTGGCCGGCATGCCGGACGGCAAGCTGACCGAGTACCGGCGCCGGGACATCGGCTTCGTTTTCCAGCAGTTCAACCTCATCCCGAATCTTTCCGCTCTGGACAACGTCATGCTGCCCATGGAGTTCGCCGGTGTGCGCAAGGCGGAGCGGCGGCAGCGGGCCGCGGACCTCCTGGAGCAGGTGCAGCTGGACCCGGAGAAGCAGGTGCGGCGCATCAACCGGCTCTCCGGCGGCGAGCAGCAGCGCGTGGCGATCGCCCGGGCGCTGGCCAACGAGCCCAAGCTGATCCTCGCGGACGAGCCCACCGGCAACCTCGATGAGCAGACGGGTGATCACATCATCGAACTGCTCAGCGCCCTCAGCCGTGACCACAACACCACTATCCTCGTGGTCACGCATGACCGGGCGCTGGCCAACAAGACGGACCGCCGCTTCAGGCTCCAGCAGGGCAGGCTCACGGAGGAACCGGTGCGGGCCGTGGTCTGA